In Alloyangia pacifica, the following proteins share a genomic window:
- the rpoC gene encoding DNA-directed RNA polymerase subunit beta' produces MNQELTNNPFNPLTPPKVFDEIKVSLASPERILSWSYGEIKKPETINYRTFKPERDGLFCARIFGPIKDYECLCGKYKRMKYRGVVCEKCGVEVTLQKVRRERMGHIELAAPCAHIWFLKSLPSRIGLMLDMTLRDLERVLYFENYVVIEPGLTDLTYGQMMTEDEFLDAQDQYGADAFSANIGAEAIREMLAAIDLEAEAEQLRADLKEATGELKPKKIIKRLKVVESFLESGNRPEWMILTVIPVIPPELRPLVPLDGGRFATSDLNDLYRRVINRNNRLKRLIELRAPDIIVRNEKRMLQEAVDALFDNGRRGRVITGANKRPLKSLSDMLKGKQGRFRQNLLGKRVDFSGRSVIVTGPELKLHQCGLPKKMALELFKPFIYSRLEAKGLSSTVKQAKKLVEKERPEVWDILDEVIREHPVLLNRAPTLHRLGIQAFEPQLIEGKAIQLHPLVCSAFNADFDGDQMAVHVPLSLEAQLEARVLMMSTNNVLSPANGSPIIVPSQDMILGLYYTTIMREGMKGEGMKFSNIEEVEHALTAGEVHLHAKIECRVKQIDEEGNEVVKRYETTPGRVRLGALLPMNAKAPFDLVNTLLRKKDVQKVIDTVYRYCGQKESVIFCDQIMSMGFKEAFRAGISFGKDDMVIPDSKWTLVEETRDQVKDFEQQYLDGLITQGEKYNKVVDAWSKCNDKVTDAMMNTISANKRAEDGSEMEPNSVYMMAHSGARGSVTQMKQLGGMRGLMAKPNGDIIETPIISNFKEGLTVLEYFNSTHGARKGLSDTALKTANSGYLTRRLVDVAQDCIVRSHDCGTDRAITAEAAVNDGEVVASLAERILGRVAADDIPHPVTGEVLVRAGQLIDERMADTIDEAAVQSTRIRSPLTCEAEEGVCAMCYGRDLARGTMVNTGEAVGIIAAQSIGEPGTQLTMRTFHIGGVAQGGQQSFQEASQEGVIEFESASTLENSIGETLVMGRNMKLRIMGEDGKERASHKLGYGTKLFVKEGQSVKRGDKLFEWDPYTLPILAEADGIAKHVDLSAGVAVRDETDEATGMTQKIVIDWRAAPKGNELKPEIILMDADGEPVRNAAGNPLTYPMSVDAILSCEEGQEIKAGDVLARIPREGAKTKDITGGLPRVAELFEARRPKDHAIIAEIDGYVRFGKDYKNKRRIAIDPVDDTLEPKEYMIPKGKHIPVVEGDYVQKGDYIMDGNPAPHDILAIMGVEALANYMIDEVQDVYRLQGVKINDKHVEVIVRQMLQKWEIHDSGDTTLLKGEHVDKAEFDAVNEKIEKKGGRPATGEPILLGITKASLQTRSFISAASFQETTRVLTEASVQGKKDKLVGLKENVIVGRLIPAGTGGATQRVRRIATERDNKVIEVRRDEAEQAALLAAPDASSSDVIGGDEFDTLVVDTPESRE; encoded by the coding sequence ATGAACCAGGAACTGACGAACAACCCGTTCAACCCGCTGACGCCGCCCAAGGTCTTCGACGAGATCAAGGTGTCGCTGGCGTCGCCCGAGCGGATCCTCTCGTGGTCCTACGGCGAGATCAAGAAACCCGAGACGATCAACTACCGCACGTTCAAGCCCGAGCGTGACGGCCTGTTCTGCGCGCGCATCTTCGGCCCGATCAAGGACTACGAGTGCCTGTGCGGCAAGTACAAGCGCATGAAGTACCGCGGCGTCGTCTGCGAGAAGTGCGGCGTCGAAGTCACCCTTCAGAAAGTGCGCCGCGAGCGCATGGGCCACATCGAGCTCGCAGCTCCCTGCGCGCACATCTGGTTCCTGAAGTCGCTGCCCTCGCGCATCGGCCTCATGCTGGACATGACGCTGCGTGACCTCGAGCGCGTGCTGTACTTCGAGAACTACGTGGTGATCGAGCCGGGCCTGACCGACCTGACCTACGGCCAGATGATGACCGAGGACGAGTTCCTCGACGCGCAGGACCAATACGGTGCCGACGCGTTCAGCGCCAACATCGGTGCCGAGGCCATCCGCGAGATGCTCGCCGCAATCGACCTCGAAGCCGAGGCCGAGCAGCTGCGTGCGGACCTCAAGGAAGCCACCGGCGAGCTGAAACCCAAGAAGATCATCAAGCGCCTCAAGGTGGTTGAGTCCTTCCTCGAGTCGGGCAACCGCCCTGAGTGGATGATCCTCACGGTGATTCCGGTCATCCCGCCCGAACTGCGCCCGCTTGTGCCGCTCGATGGTGGCCGCTTCGCGACCTCGGATCTCAACGACCTGTACCGCCGCGTGATCAACCGGAACAACCGCCTCAAGCGGCTGATCGAACTGCGCGCGCCGGACATCATCGTCCGCAACGAAAAGCGGATGCTGCAGGAAGCCGTCGACGCTCTGTTCGACAACGGCCGCCGCGGCCGCGTCATCACCGGCGCCAACAAGCGCCCGCTGAAGTCGCTCTCGGACATGCTCAAGGGCAAGCAGGGCCGCTTCCGTCAGAACCTCCTGGGCAAGCGCGTCGACTTCTCGGGCCGTTCGGTCATCGTGACCGGTCCGGAACTCAAGCTGCACCAGTGCGGCCTGCCAAAGAAGATGGCGCTCGAACTCTTCAAGCCCTTCATCTACTCGCGGCTGGAGGCCAAGGGCCTGTCCAGCACCGTGAAGCAGGCGAAGAAGCTGGTCGAGAAAGAGCGCCCCGAAGTCTGGGACATCCTTGACGAGGTCATCCGCGAGCACCCGGTTCTGCTGAACCGCGCGCCGACGCTGCACCGTCTGGGCATCCAGGCGTTCGAACCCCAGCTGATCGAAGGCAAGGCCATCCAACTGCACCCGCTCGTCTGCTCGGCGTTCAACGCCGACTTCGATGGTGACCAGATGGCCGTTCACGTGCCGCTGTCGCTCGAAGCGCAGCTCGAGGCGCGCGTCCTGATGATGTCCACGAACAACGTGCTGTCGCCTGCAAACGGCAGCCCGATCATCGTGCCGTCGCAGGATATGATCCTTGGCCTCTACTACACGACCATCATGCGCGAAGGCATGAAGGGCGAGGGGATGAAGTTCTCCAACATCGAAGAGGTTGAGCACGCCCTGACGGCTGGCGAAGTGCACCTGCACGCCAAGATCGAATGCCGCGTGAAGCAGATCGACGAAGAGGGCAACGAGGTCGTCAAGCGTTACGAGACGACCCCGGGCCGCGTGCGCCTCGGCGCGCTGCTGCCGATGAACGCCAAGGCTCCGTTCGACCTGGTCAACACGCTGCTGCGTAAGAAGGACGTTCAGAAGGTCATCGACACCGTCTACCGCTACTGCGGCCAGAAAGAGTCGGTCATCTTCTGCGACCAGATCATGTCGATGGGCTTCAAGGAAGCATTCCGCGCGGGCATCTCGTTCGGCAAGGACGATATGGTTATCCCCGACAGCAAGTGGACCCTCGTTGAGGAAACCCGCGACCAGGTGAAGGACTTCGAGCAGCAGTATCTCGACGGTCTGATCACCCAGGGCGAGAAGTACAACAAGGTCGTGGACGCCTGGTCGAAGTGCAACGACAAGGTCACCGACGCCATGATGAACACCATCTCGGCGAACAAGCGCGCCGAGGACGGGTCGGAAATGGAGCCGAACTCGGTCTACATGATGGCCCACTCCGGTGCGCGTGGCTCGGTCACCCAGATGAAGCAGTTGGGCGGGATGCGCGGCCTGATGGCGAAGCCGAATGGCGACATCATCGAGACCCCGATCATCTCGAACTTCAAGGAAGGCCTGACCGTTCTCGAGTACTTCAACTCGACCCACGGTGCCCGTAAGGGTCTGTCGGATACCGCTCTGAAGACGGCGAACTCGGGGTACCTGACCCGTCGTCTGGTGGACGTGGCGCAGGACTGCATCGTGCGCTCGCACGACTGCGGCACCGACCGCGCGATCACCGCGGAAGCGGCTGTCAACGACGGCGAAGTCGTCGCATCGCTGGCGGAGCGTATCCTGGGCCGTGTGGCTGCGGACGATATCCCGCATCCGGTCACGGGTGAGGTTCTGGTCCGGGCTGGACAGCTCATCGACGAGCGCATGGCCGACACCATCGACGAAGCGGCCGTGCAGTCCACGCGCATCCGCTCGCCGCTGACCTGTGAGGCCGAAGAGGGCGTCTGCGCCATGTGCTACGGCCGTGACCTCGCGCGCGGCACCATGGTCAACACCGGTGAAGCTGTCGGCATCATCGCCGCGCAGTCGATCGGTGAACCCGGCACCCAGCTGACGATGCGGACCTTCCACATCGGCGGCGTTGCCCAGGGTGGCCAGCAGTCGTTCCAGGAAGCGTCTCAGGAAGGTGTGATCGAGTTCGAGAGTGCCTCGACCCTCGAGAACTCCATCGGCGAAACTCTCGTCATGGGCCGCAACATGAAGCTGCGGATCATGGGCGAGGACGGCAAGGAACGTGCGAGCCACAAGCTCGGCTACGGCACCAAGCTGTTCGTCAAGGAAGGCCAGTCGGTCAAGCGCGGCGACAAGCTGTTCGAATGGGATCCCTACACCCTGCCGATCCTGGCGGAAGCGGATGGTATCGCGAAGCACGTCGACCTCTCCGCAGGTGTGGCTGTCCGCGACGAGACCGACGAAGCGACCGGCATGACCCAGAAGATCGTGATCGACTGGCGTGCGGCACCGAAGGGCAACGAGCTCAAGCCGGAGATCATCCTGATGGATGCCGACGGCGAGCCCGTGCGCAACGCGGCCGGCAACCCGCTGACCTACCCGATGTCGGTGGATGCCATCCTGTCCTGTGAAGAAGGTCAGGAGATCAAGGCCGGTGACGTTCTGGCGCGTATCCCGCGCGAGGGCGCGAAGACGAAGGACATCACCGGTGGTCTGCCGCGTGTGGCCGAACTCTTCGAGGCGCGTCGTCCGAAGGACCACGCCATCATCGCCGAGATCGACGGCTACGTGCGCTTCGGCAAGGACTACAAGAACAAGCGCCGCATCGCGATCGACCCAGTCGACGACACGCTGGAGCCCAAGGAATACATGATTCCGAAGGGCAAGCACATTCCGGTGGTCGAGGGCGATTACGTCCAGAAGGGCGACTACATCATGGACGGCAACCCGGCGCCGCATGACATCCTGGCCATCATGGGTGTCGAGGCTCTGGCGAACTACATGATCGACGAAGTCCAGGACGTCTATCGACTGCAGGGCGTGAAGATCAACGACAAGCACGTCGAGGTCATCGTCCGTCAGATGCTGCAGAAGTGGGAAATCCACGACTCCGGCGACACCACGCTGCTCAAGGGCGAGCACGTGGACAAGGCGGAGTTCGACGCGGTCAACGAGAAGATCGAGAAGAAGGGCGGCCGTCCGGCCACCGGCGAACCGATCCTCCTCGGCATCACCAAGGCGTCGCTGCAGACCCGCTCGTTCATCTCGGCGGCCTCCTTCCAGGAGACCACCCGCGTGCTCACCGAGGCTTCGGTGCAGGGCAAGAAGGACAAGCTGGTCGGCCTCAAGGAGAACGTCATCGTGGGCCGCCTGATCCCGGCGGGCACCGGTGGCGCGACCCAGCGGGTGCGTCGCATCGCGACCGAGCGCGACAACAAGGTGATCGAAGTGCGCCGCGACGAGGCCGAACAGGCCGCGCTGCTGGCCGCTCCCGACGCCTCGTCGAGCGACGTGATCGGTGGCGACGAGTTCGACACGCTGGTCGTGGACACGCCGGAAAGCCGCGAGTAA
- a CDS encoding DMT family transporter, whose amino-acid sequence MNRMSDNGRGMLLMIGNMAAFTFSDACVKAIGTALPLSQVLVLRGIVASLFIGWLAMRLGAFRHRPALRDAGLMLLRGIAECGSAYFFLTALRNMPLANATALLQMLPLTVTLGSAVFFGEPVGWRRWLAIAGGFCGMLLIVRPGTEGFNAHSVYALLAVGAVTLRDLTTRRLSPALPSMQVTLSSSVFVMLFATVWSLGEDWQALDARLAALMLGTSLLIVIGYTLSVMVMRVGDVGFVAPFRYTGLLWALLLGLVLWGELPHPMTLLGAAVIVAMGSFTLWRERQLARAEARAQLAAAGANTRRI is encoded by the coding sequence ATGAACCGCATGTCCGACAATGGCCGCGGCATGCTCCTGATGATCGGGAACATGGCCGCCTTCACCTTCAGCGACGCCTGCGTGAAGGCGATCGGGACCGCCCTGCCATTGTCGCAGGTGCTGGTGCTGCGGGGGATCGTCGCGAGTCTCTTCATCGGTTGGCTGGCGATGCGCCTTGGCGCCTTCCGCCACCGCCCCGCGCTGCGCGACGCGGGGCTCATGCTGCTGCGCGGGATCGCCGAATGCGGCTCGGCCTATTTCTTCCTGACGGCGCTGCGGAACATGCCGCTCGCCAATGCCACCGCGCTTTTGCAGATGCTGCCGCTGACGGTGACGCTCGGCAGCGCGGTGTTTTTCGGGGAGCCGGTGGGCTGGCGGCGCTGGCTGGCCATAGCGGGCGGCTTCTGCGGCATGCTGCTCATCGTGCGCCCGGGCACCGAGGGCTTCAATGCCCATTCGGTCTATGCGCTGCTGGCGGTCGGCGCGGTGACCCTGCGAGACCTGACGACGCGGCGGCTCTCGCCTGCGCTTCCGAGCATGCAGGTGACACTGTCGTCATCGGTGTTCGTCATGCTCTTTGCCACGGTCTGGTCGCTGGGCGAGGACTGGCAGGCGCTCGATGCGCGGCTCGCGGCGCTGATGCTGGGGACCTCGCTGCTCATCGTCATCGGCTACACGCTCAGCGTCATGGTGATGCGGGTGGGCGATGTCGGCTTCGTGGCCCCCTTTCGCTACACCGGCTTGCTCTGGGCACTGCTCCTGGGGCTGGTGCTCTGGGGCGAACTGCCGCACCCCATGACTCTTCTCGGCGCGGCGGTGATCGTCGCGATGGGCAGCTTCACGCTCTGGCGCGAGCGGCAGCTGGCGCGCGCCGAGGCAAGGGCTCAGCTCGCGGCGGCGGGGGCGAATACACGGCGGATATGA
- a CDS encoding putative rhamnosyl transferase produces MQIIGLCRFSYPAEGGFQVEHETIEERIAYLYSSARMEERLRHFECICLPGLKAQTDPDFIFLVLVGEDMPRPYFDRLQALLSDFPQARIVSRPPGPHRQVCQQVINAARDMSQPCLQFRHDDDDAVAVSFVEDLRATALDISALRAKHRLVALDWIRGFVGRPDADGLRAEPCMTPFWGVAQAVAVAPGVRQSVMNFGHNKLNRFMPALSFSDRPMYLRGHNDHNDSRQKAHVRPVALPRLDPAGEAEMNRLFAIDADHIRRVFAPAAAS; encoded by the coding sequence ATGCAGATCATTGGCCTGTGCCGATTTTCCTATCCCGCCGAGGGCGGGTTCCAGGTCGAGCACGAGACCATCGAGGAGCGCATCGCCTACCTCTACTCCTCCGCGCGGATGGAGGAGAGGCTGCGCCATTTCGAGTGTATCTGCCTGCCCGGGCTGAAGGCCCAGACAGACCCGGATTTCATCTTCCTCGTGCTCGTTGGCGAGGACATGCCGCGGCCTTACTTTGACCGCTTGCAGGCCCTGCTGAGCGACTTTCCGCAGGCCCGCATCGTCAGCCGCCCGCCCGGGCCGCACCGGCAGGTCTGCCAGCAGGTGATCAACGCCGCGCGGGATATGTCGCAGCCCTGTCTCCAGTTCCGCCATGACGACGACGACGCTGTCGCGGTCAGCTTCGTCGAGGATCTGCGGGCCACCGCCCTCGACATCTCGGCCTTGCGCGCGAAGCACCGGCTGGTGGCGCTGGACTGGATCCGCGGCTTTGTCGGCAGGCCCGATGCTGACGGGCTTCGCGCAGAGCCTTGCATGACTCCCTTCTGGGGCGTGGCGCAGGCGGTAGCAGTCGCGCCCGGGGTGCGGCAGAGCGTCATGAACTTCGGCCACAACAAGCTGAACCGCTTTATGCCGGCGCTCAGCTTCTCCGATCGCCCGATGTACCTGCGCGGGCACAACGACCACAACGATTCACGCCAGAAGGCGCATGTGAGGCCCGTCGCCCTGCCCCGGCTCGATCCCGCGGGAGAGGCAGAGATGAACCGCCTCTTCGCGATTGATGCCGATCATATCCGCCGTGTATTCGCCCCCGCCGCCGCGAGCTGA
- the rpsL gene encoding 30S ribosomal protein S12: MPTIQQLIRKPRQPKVKRSKSQHLEQCPQKRGVCTRVYTTTPKKPNSAMRKVAKVRLTNGYEVISYIPGESHNLQEHSVVLIRGGRVKDLPGVRYHILRGVLDTQGVKDRKQRRSKYGAKRPK, translated from the coding sequence ATGCCCACGATCCAACAGCTGATCCGCAAGCCGCGGCAGCCGAAAGTTAAACGTTCGAAGTCGCAGCACCTCGAGCAGTGCCCGCAGAAGCGCGGCGTCTGCACCCGCGTCTACACCACCACGCCGAAGAAGCCGAACTCGGCAATGCGTAAGGTGGCCAAGGTGCGTCTGACCAATGGCTACGAAGTCATCTCCTACATCCCGGGTGAATCGCACAACCTGCAGGAGCACTCGGTTGTGCTCATCCGCGGCGGCCGTGTGAAAGACCTTCCGGGTGTCCGTTACCACATCCTGCGCGGTGTTCTGGATACCCAGGGCGTCAAAGACCGTAAGCAGCGTCGCTCGAAGTACGGCGCGAAGCGTCCGAAGTAA
- the rpsG gene encoding 30S ribosomal protein S7, whose amino-acid sequence MSRRHAAEKREVLPDAKYGDRVLTKFMNNLMIDGKKSVAERIVYNALERVEGKVKRAPVEVFHEALDNIKPAVEVRSRRVGGATYQVPVEVRPERREALAIRWLIAASRARNEHTMEERLAGELLDAVQSRGSAVKKREDTHKMADANKAFSHYRW is encoded by the coding sequence ATGTCTCGTCGTCACGCCGCTGAAAAACGCGAAGTCCTGCCCGACGCCAAGTATGGCGACCGGGTTCTGACCAAATTCATGAACAACCTGATGATCGACGGCAAGAAGTCGGTCGCAGAGCGCATCGTCTACAACGCCCTCGAGCGCGTCGAAGGCAAGGTGAAGCGCGCGCCCGTGGAAGTGTTCCACGAGGCTCTGGACAACATCAAGCCGGCCGTCGAAGTTCGTTCGCGCCGCGTTGGTGGTGCCACCTACCAGGTCCCCGTCGAAGTGCGCCCCGAGCGCCGTGAGGCCCTGGCCATCCGCTGGCTGATCGCAGCCTCGCGCGCCCGCAACGAGCACACCATGGAAGAGCGCCTCGCAGGCGAGCTCCTGGATGCCGTGCAATCCCGTGGCTCCGCTGTTAAGAAGCGCGAAGACACCCACAAGATGGCCGACGCAAACAAAGCGTTCAGCCACTACCGCTGGTAA
- the fusA gene encoding elongation factor G, with amino-acid sequence MAREYPLQRYRNFGIMAHIDAGKTTTTERILYYTGRSHKIGEVHDGAATMDWMEQEQERGITITSAATTTFWQWQEDPTEEGTSDTKFRYNIIDTPGHVDFTIEVERSLAVLDGAICLLDGNAGVEPQTETVWRQADRYKVPRIVFVNKMDKIGADFFNCVKMIKDRTGAIPVPVNFPIGAEDQLEGIVDLVTMEEWVWQGEDLGASWVRQPIRDDLKDVADEWRSHLIEHAVEQDDAAMEAYLEGEEPDVPTLRNLIRKGTLSLSFVPVLGGSAFKNKGVQPLLNAVVDFLPGPLDVPPYMGFSPDDETETRNIERRASDEAPFSGLAFKIMNDPFVGSLTFTRIYSGTMKKGDSIMNSTKGKKERIGRMMMMHSNNREEIEEAFAGDIIALAGLKETTTGDTLCDAQKQVVLETMTFPDPVIEIAVEPKTKNDQEKMSQGLARLAAEDPSFRVETDLESGQTIMKGMGELHLDILVDRLKREFKVEANIGAPQVAYRETIGHEIEHTYTHKKQSGGSGQFAEVKLVISPTEAGEGYSFESKIVGGAVPKEYIPGVEKGIKSVMDSGPLAGFPVIDFKVALIDGKFHDVDSSVLAFEIAARMAMREGLRKAGAKLLEPMMKVEVVTPEEYTGSIIGDLTSRRGQVSGQEPRGNAVAVQAFVPLANMFGYINTLRSMSSGRAQFTMQFDHYDPVPQNISDEIQAKYA; translated from the coding sequence ATGGCACGCGAATATCCCCTCCAGCGTTACCGCAACTTCGGGATCATGGCCCACATCGACGCGGGCAAGACCACGACCACGGAACGCATCCTGTACTACACCGGCCGCTCGCACAAAATCGGCGAAGTCCACGATGGCGCAGCCACCATGGACTGGATGGAGCAGGAGCAGGAGCGCGGCATCACGATCACGTCCGCTGCGACCACCACCTTCTGGCAGTGGCAGGAAGATCCGACCGAGGAAGGTACCTCGGACACGAAATTCCGCTACAACATCATCGACACTCCCGGCCACGTTGACTTCACCATCGAAGTCGAGCGTTCGCTGGCCGTGCTCGACGGTGCGATCTGCCTTCTCGACGGCAACGCCGGCGTGGAGCCGCAGACCGAAACCGTGTGGCGTCAGGCTGACCGCTACAAGGTGCCGCGCATCGTGTTCGTCAACAAGATGGACAAGATCGGCGCTGACTTCTTCAACTGCGTGAAGATGATCAAGGACCGCACGGGCGCAATCCCGGTCCCCGTCAACTTCCCGATCGGTGCGGAAGACCAGCTCGAAGGCATCGTCGACCTCGTGACCATGGAAGAGTGGGTCTGGCAGGGCGAAGACCTCGGCGCATCCTGGGTGCGTCAGCCGATCCGTGACGACCTGAAGGACGTGGCAGACGAGTGGCGTTCGCACCTCATCGAGCATGCCGTTGAGCAAGACGATGCGGCGATGGAAGCCTACCTCGAAGGCGAAGAGCCCGACGTTCCGACCCTGCGCAACCTGATCCGCAAGGGCACGCTGTCGCTGTCCTTCGTTCCGGTCCTGGGTGGCTCGGCGTTTAAGAACAAGGGCGTTCAGCCCCTGCTCAACGCTGTGGTCGACTTCCTGCCCGGTCCCCTCGACGTTCCGCCGTACATGGGCTTCTCGCCCGACGACGAGACCGAGACCCGGAACATCGAGCGCCGCGCGTCGGACGAAGCACCTTTCTCGGGCCTTGCGTTCAAGATCATGAACGACCCCTTCGTGGGCTCGCTCACCTTCACCCGTATCTACTCCGGTACGATGAAGAAGGGCGATTCGATCATGAACTCGACCAAGGGCAAGAAAGAGCGCATCGGTCGTATGATGATGATGCACTCGAACAACCGGGAAGAGATCGAAGAAGCGTTTGCAGGCGACATCATCGCGCTGGCTGGCCTCAAAGAGACCACCACCGGTGACACCCTCTGCGACGCTCAGAAGCAAGTGGTTCTCGAAACCATGACCTTCCCCGATCCGGTGATCGAGATCGCGGTCGAGCCGAAGACGAAGAACGACCAGGAGAAGATGTCCCAGGGTCTGGCCCGTCTGGCCGCAGAAGACCCCTCCTTCCGCGTCGAGACCGACCTCGAGTCCGGTCAGACCATCATGAAGGGCATGGGCGAACTTCACCTCGACATTCTCGTCGACCGCCTGAAGCGCGAGTTCAAGGTCGAAGCCAACATCGGTGCCCCGCAGGTGGCCTATCGCGAGACCATAGGTCACGAGATCGAGCACACCTACACCCACAAGAAACAGTCGGGTGGTTCGGGTCAGTTCGCAGAGGTCAAGCTGGTCATCAGCCCAACCGAAGCGGGCGAAGGCTACTCGTTCGAGTCCAAGATCGTCGGTGGTGCGGTTCCGAAGGAATACATCCCGGGCGTCGAAAAGGGCATCAAGTCGGTCATGGACTCCGGTCCGCTGGCAGGCTTCCCGGTGATCGACTTCAAGGTCGCGCTGATCGACGGCAAGTTCCACGACGTGGACTCCTCGGTTCTGGCCTTCGAAATCGCGGCGCGGATGGCAATGCGCGAAGGTCTGCGCAAGGCCGGCGCGAAGCTGCTCGAGCCGATGATGAAGGTCGAGGTGGTCACGCCGGAAGAGTACACCGGTTCGATCATCGGTGACCTCACCTCCCGCCGCGGCCAGGTGTCCGGTCAGGAGCCGCGCGGCAACGCCGTCGCAGTTCAGGCCTTCGTGCCGCTGGCCAACATGTTCGGCTACATCAACACCCTGCGCTCCATGTCCTCGGGCCGCGCGCAGTTCACGATGCAGTTCGACCATTACGATCCGGTTCCGCAGAACATCTCGGACGAGATCCAGGCGAAATACGCATAA
- the tuf gene encoding elongation factor Tu, with product MAKEKFERGKPHCNIGTIGHVDHGKTTLTAAITKYFGDFRAYDQIDGAPEEKARGITISTAHVEYETDARHYAHVDCPGHADYVKNMITGAAQMDGAILVVNAADGPMPQTREHILLGRQVGIPAMVVFMNKVDQVDDEELLELVEMEIRELLSAYDFPGDDIPVIAGSALAAMEGRDPEIGENKIRELMAAVDEYIPQPARAVDQPFLMPIEDVFSISGRGTVVTGRVERGVVNVGDELEIVGIRDTKKTTCTGVEMFRKLLDRGEAGDNIGALLRGIDREGVERGQVLCKPGSVKPHTKFEAEVYILTKEEGGRHTPFFANYRPQFYFRTTDVTGTVTLPEGTEMVMPGDNLKFAVELIAPIAMEDGLRFAIREGGRTVGSGVVSKIIE from the coding sequence ATGGCAAAGGAAAAGTTTGAGCGCGGCAAACCGCACTGCAACATCGGCACGATCGGTCACGTTGACCACGGCAAGACCACGCTGACCGCAGCGATCACCAAGTACTTCGGTGACTTCCGCGCGTACGACCAGATCGACGGCGCGCCGGAAGAAAAGGCACGCGGCATCACGATCTCGACCGCGCACGTGGAATACGAGACCGACGCGCGTCACTACGCGCACGTGGACTGCCCCGGCCACGCCGACTACGTGAAGAACATGATCACCGGCGCGGCGCAGATGGACGGCGCGATCCTGGTTGTGAACGCAGCTGACGGCCCCATGCCGCAGACCCGCGAGCACATCCTTCTGGGCCGCCAGGTGGGCATCCCCGCCATGGTCGTGTTCATGAACAAGGTTGACCAGGTCGACGACGAAGAGCTGCTCGAGCTCGTCGAGATGGAAATCCGCGAACTGCTGTCGGCTTACGACTTCCCGGGCGACGACATCCCCGTCATCGCCGGCTCGGCTCTGGCCGCGATGGAAGGCCGTGACCCGGAAATCGGCGAGAACAAGATCCGCGAACTGATGGCGGCCGTGGATGAGTACATCCCGCAGCCGGCACGTGCCGTGGACCAGCCGTTCCTGATGCCGATCGAAGACGTGTTCTCGATCTCGGGCCGCGGCACCGTGGTCACCGGCCGCGTGGAGCGTGGCGTTGTGAACGTCGGCGACGAACTGGAAATCGTCGGCATCCGCGACACCAAGAAGACCACCTGCACCGGTGTGGAAATGTTCCGCAAGCTGCTCGACCGCGGTGAAGCCGGCGACAACATCGGCGCCCTGCTGCGCGGCATCGACCGCGAAGGCGTTGAGCGTGGCCAGGTTCTCTGCAAGCCGGGTTCGGTCAAGCCGCACACCAAGTTCGAAGCCGAGGTCTACATCCTGACCAAGGAAGAAGGCGGCCGTCACACGCCGTTCTTCGCGAACTACCGTCCGCAGTTCTACTTCCGCACCACGGACGTGACCGGCACCGTGACCCTCCCCGAGGGCACCGAGATGGTCATGCCCGGCGACAACCTGAAGTTCGCCGTGGAACTGATCGCCCCGATCGCCATGGAAGATGGTCTGCGCTTCGCAATCCGCGAAGGCGGCCGCACCGTCGGCTCCGGCGTCGTGTCGAAAATCATCGAGTGA
- the rpsJ gene encoding 30S ribosomal protein S10: protein MNQNIRIRLKAFDYRVLDASTQEIVNTAKRTGATVRGPIPLPNKIEKFTVLRGPHVNKKSRDQFEIRTHKRLLDIVDPTPQTVDALMKLDLAAGVDVEIKV from the coding sequence ATGAACCAGAACATCCGTATCCGGCTCAAGGCGTTCGATTACCGCGTCCTCGATGCATCGACGCAGGAAATCGTGAACACCGCCAAGCGCACAGGCGCTACTGTTCGCGGCCCGATCCCGCTGCCGAACAAGATTGAGAAATTCACCGTTCTGCGTGGCCCGCACGTGAACAAGAAATCCCGCGATCAGTTCGAGATCCGCACGCACAAGCGTCTGCTCGACATCGTCGATCCGACCCCGCAGACCGTGGACGCGCTCATGAAGCTCGACCTGGCGGCCGGCGTGGACGTCGAGATCAAGGTGTAA